The following coding sequences are from one Nicotiana tomentosiformis chromosome 3, ASM39032v3, whole genome shotgun sequence window:
- the LOC138907972 gene encoding uncharacterized protein gives MEIALMEQQQLEEDGYDESTAENFKQVAREADLSPRTSVKGGYKEGPFIWWNGRPNTECVFKRLDKSFVNLPFQNILPTIEVEHLIRTGSDHAPLLMTCEEYATNFVKPFRLLNLWTKHATFMKVVRHNWNAEFIGDPFLIFKHKLKKVKATLSKWSKDSFADIFKQLEILDDIVRVKEMLFEEEPTIENRIILQKAQSELKKYLSIEEQHWKQKAGMTWFAEGDKNTSFFHNHANGKRKKL, from the exons ATGGAAATAGCTTTGATGGAGCAGCAACAACTGGAAGAAGATGGATATGATGAATCAACTGCTGAAAATTTCAAACAAGTGGCAAGAGAGGCTGATCTATCTCCTAGAACTAGTGTAAAAGGGG GATATAAAGAAGGTCCCTTTATATGGTGGAATGGGAGACCTAATACTGAGTGTGTATTTAAGAGGTTGGACAAGAGTTTTGTGAATTTGCCATTTCAGAATATTCTTCCAACCATTGAAGTGGAACACTTGATCagaactggatcagatcatgcaccattACTCATGACTTGTGAAGAGTACGCTACAAACTTTGTCAAGCCATTCAGATTATTAAACTTATGGACAAAACATGCTACATTCATGAAGGTGGTGAGACATAATTGGAATGCTGAGTTCATTGGAGATCCTTTTCTAATATTCAAGCACAAACTCAAGAAGGTGAAGGCAACTTTGTCTAAATGGAGTAAGGATTCTTTTGCTGACATCTTCAAACAATTGGAAATACTGGACGATATTGTTAGGGTGAAGGAGATGCTATTCGAGGAGGAGCCTACAATTGAGAATAGGATTATCCTTCAGAAAGCTCAatcagaattgaagaaatacctAAGTATAGAGGAGCAACACTGGAAGCAAAAAGCTGGTATGACATGGTTTGCTGAGGGTGATAAAAATACTAGTTTCTTTCACAACCATGCTAATGGCAAGAGGAAGAAACTATAa